GAAAAAAATTTCTATTTTTGTTTTTGTTTTATTGTTTTTGATTTCTGTGTTTGTGTTTGCAGAAGAAACGACAGTACAGGAATTTCAGTGGGCGCCGGTGGTGCTTTTGTCTTCTGACGCGCTTTTGGTGACAGCGTCTGTTATGGCAATTTTTCAGCAGAATACTTTGGCAACAGATTACGACGCGCTGAAAACAAACTTAGGCGAGCTTGATGAGGCGGAGTATTGGAGATTAAAATACGAAAAAGAAAAAGTCACCGCAGCTGAAGACCTTGTGCTTATCTCCACAATCACGGCAGGCGCGGCGCTTGCATATACAGCGCTGGATTACTTTTGGCTGCACAATGCATTTAAACCGGTTGTTAATATTTCGGCAGACGGCGTAAAAACAGGAATGATTATTTCTTATTAAATCAAAGTTAAAAAATAACAAATATGTAGTATAATATTTAAAACTGTTAAAAGAGGTGCTATATGGTGAAAAATAAAAAGAAACAGGAACCTGTGGAAGTAAAAGCTGACGGAACGGCAGAACCTGTAAAGAAAATGCAGAAAGAAAAACCGTGGGAACATTTTAAACAGACTAATTCCTTCAAAAACATGAAGGGTTTCGCCGGTCAGCACATGAACAGAAGGGCCGGCCCTAAAGGCGGGTAGTAAAGGTTTTGGTATAAAAATTAAAAAAATAAAGCGTAATCCATAAACAGGCGGACTTGTAACTATACAGAGGCGCGGCATATTGCGCCTCTTTTTTTTTGTATGTTGATTTAACGGATGTAAGTATCTATAATTTGTTTAAGCCAATAATAAAAGCCGGGAGAATTAATGGATAATTTTAAGGAAAAAGCAGAAAACTGGGATAACGCGGCGCGCCTGGAAATGGCATCTGTAATAGCTGATGCTATGTTAAAACGCGTAAAATTAAAAAAAACATATAAGGCCATGGATTTTGGAGCCGGAACAGGCCTTATATCCTTTAAAACCGCGCAGTTTGTAAATTCCGTGACAGCCGTGGATTCTTCGGCTGCCATGCTTGATAATCTTAAACAAAAAGCGGAAGAATCCCAAACGGGCAATATAATAATTATGCAGGCGGATATTGAAACGCTTGACAGTTTTAATGAAAAATATGATGTGATTTTTTCCTCTATGTCAATGCACCACATAAAAGACATTGCGGGCTCGCTTAAAAAACTTTTTAACGCGCTTAAAGAAAACGGCCGTATTGCAATAGCGGATTTGGAAAAAGAAGACGGTACTTTTCATGGTGATAATAACGGTATCTATCACTTTGGTTTTGACAGGGATGAAATATTTGACCTTATGGCGGATGCGGGTTTTACCGGAATAAGGCTGAAAACAGTCCATAAAATTGACAGGAATAACAGGCAGTATCCCATATTTTTAATTTCCGCGGAAAAGATAAGCGGCAATAAAAGAGACGCGTATATTGCCGCCGGCCACGCGTTTACGGTTCTGGGAATAATAGGATTTATAATGCCTATAATACCGGCGGCGCCTTTTCTTATAGTGGCGGCTGCCATGTATCTAAGGGGTTCCAATGCGTTTTACAAGTGGCTTATTCACCATAAAATTCTGGGGCGTTTTGTCAGGGATTTCATGGAAGGCAGGGGAATATCTGTCCGCGCTAAAATAATGGGAATTGGAAGTGCATGGGTGGGGATGGCAGTATCATCGCATTTTTTAATACACGAAACATGGATGAAAGTTACTTTTGCGGCGGGCGTACTTGCAGCCACAATTTTTATAATCTTGATACCTACCAAGAAGAAAAATAAATAATAAGATGCTTGGACACTTAGATGTTTGGATGCCCGGTTAAAGTTGAAAATCCGGAACAAAAAATCAGAATAAATATTCTTGGTTTCAGCAGAATATCTGACTATCTGTGTATCTGTCCCTATGGTTTTTTATGTCTGCTATTTAATCTGTTGAATGTCCCGCTTTTTAGGCTTATAATAATGAAATAAGAGTAAAAAAGGAGAAAATTTGAAGACAGTCAGATTTTGTGACCTTGAAATTTCTGCAGAGATAAAAAAAGCAGCCCGGGAAATGGGTTTTGAAGAGGCTACCCAGATACAGTCGCTTGCTATTCCCGATATGATGGAAGGCCTTGATGTTATCGGGCAGGCGCAGACAGGCACCGGAAAAACCGCTGCTTTTGGAATTCCAATTATCGAAAAAATAGACCTTAATTCAAACCTTACGCAGGCGCTGGTTATGTGCCCCACAAGGGAACTTTGCGTACAGGTGGCGGAACAGATAATAAAATTTTCCAGATATGTAAAAGGAATTAAAGTCGTGCCTATTTACGGCGGCCAGCCCATAGAGCGCCAGATAAGGCAGTTAAAATACGGGGCACAGGTGATTGTATGTACGCCCGGAAGGCTTATTGACCACATAAACAGGGGCAATATTGATTTAAGCACCGTAAAAATTGTTG
This portion of the Candidatus Goldiibacteriota bacterium genome encodes:
- a CDS encoding DUF454 family protein; the encoded protein is MDNFKEKAENWDNAARLEMASVIADAMLKRVKLKKTYKAMDFGAGTGLISFKTAQFVNSVTAVDSSAAMLDNLKQKAEESQTGNIIIMQADIETLDSFNEKYDVIFSSMSMHHIKDIAGSLKKLFNALKENGRIAIADLEKEDGTFHGDNNGIYHFGFDRDEIFDLMADAGFTGIRLKTVHKIDRNNRQYPIFLISAEKISGNKRDAYIAAGHAFTVLGIIGFIMPIIPAAPFLIVAAAMYLRGSNAFYKWLIHHKILGRFVRDFMEGRGISVRAKIMGIGSAWVGMAVSSHFLIHETWMKVTFAAGVLAATIFIILIPTKKKNK